The following proteins are co-located in the Gammaproteobacteria bacterium genome:
- a CDS encoding TonB-dependent receptor, which yields MRTLITKSVLAATSLTLLPFGAIQTPALAQEAVLEEIIVTARKREESLFDIPVAITAISGEQIENFGLSDLQDIAKIVPGLTFDRSVTQNDYAPALRGLQAEQGRNSVGLLIDDIDISSQNVQVAGGGSLARLRLVDIERIEVVKGPQAALYGRSAFGGAVNYITKRPSLDEYDLKATLEAHSESGQEIRVSGGAPVVEDAFGVRVNAYWFDERGSYKNTVSDDYVGGGDGMGISAAFLLQASENFSVYGRLEYSEESYAPQAAFVINGNTTVNLNEGAQAVITGNPTTTRIFSGPLVDGPIRFDINHRTGEDYKGMDVEYFRATTIADWDAGSFGIKSLTSWVDSNDDIFQDNDFVSGSVNGRVVGAFQETERINDTVQFSQEVRIFSQTDSRFQWLLGALYWKEDVDQFGSNDTGLALGPILDSDVHAFYDTRDGEGRNVSRYTDHQSVFAWSEYAISEKLFASAEIRYTDEEIEHILDFDPPFNFFFGVISLGGAAPPILSSFGMVTGVHSETIMESYAIPRVALSYRPDENLNLYGAIGKGTKPSGFQDGAVFSLDRPFDRETLWSYEVGAKMLLMGGALAFNAAGFYQDYTDQQVSSQIFNEEAQQLQPVIENAGKSTIWGLEFEGNWRASEELTLSGAYTYINGEFNNFRVLSTSASRIGESGCEFQDFGAAGKRCLLIKDGNRPADLPEHQLNLNGNYTANLNGNWDWFADMSARYTSERFVSSANVATQDAYWRVDGQLGVRSESMRAALYVDNLLDDDTVTDGNLYVDFFNGFAPSGFGYRPIPRIVGLRVSYSM from the coding sequence ATGAGAACACTCATTACCAAGTCCGTCCTGGCGGCCACGTCACTGACGCTTTTGCCTTTTGGCGCGATCCAGACCCCGGCACTGGCCCAGGAGGCCGTCCTGGAAGAAATCATCGTCACGGCGCGCAAGCGCGAGGAGAGCCTTTTCGATATCCCGGTCGCGATCACCGCGATTTCCGGAGAGCAGATCGAGAATTTCGGACTCAGCGACCTGCAGGACATCGCCAAGATCGTGCCCGGCCTGACCTTCGACCGCTCGGTCACGCAGAATGACTACGCGCCGGCCCTGCGCGGTCTGCAGGCGGAACAGGGCCGCAACAGCGTAGGCCTTTTGATCGACGACATCGATATTTCATCGCAGAACGTCCAGGTGGCCGGCGGCGGGAGCCTCGCGCGCCTGCGGCTGGTGGACATCGAGCGGATCGAGGTCGTGAAGGGCCCGCAGGCGGCCCTGTACGGACGCTCCGCATTCGGCGGCGCGGTGAACTACATCACCAAGCGCCCGAGCCTGGACGAGTACGATCTCAAGGCCACGCTCGAGGCGCACAGCGAGTCCGGCCAGGAGATCAGGGTCTCCGGCGGAGCGCCGGTGGTCGAGGACGCGTTCGGCGTGCGCGTCAACGCTTACTGGTTCGATGAGCGCGGTTCCTACAAGAACACCGTGTCCGACGACTACGTGGGCGGCGGCGACGGCATGGGTATTTCGGCCGCATTCCTGCTACAGGCAAGCGAGAACTTTTCCGTTTACGGGCGGCTGGAATACTCCGAAGAGAGCTACGCGCCCCAGGCCGCGTTCGTGATCAACGGCAACACCACCGTGAACCTTAATGAAGGCGCGCAAGCCGTGATCACCGGAAACCCCACCACCACCCGGATCTTCTCCGGGCCGCTGGTGGACGGTCCCATCCGCTTCGACATCAATCACCGCACCGGCGAGGACTACAAGGGCATGGACGTCGAGTATTTCCGCGCCACGACCATCGCCGACTGGGACGCCGGCAGCTTCGGGATCAAGTCGCTGACCAGCTGGGTGGACTCGAACGACGACATCTTCCAGGACAACGATTTCGTGAGCGGATCGGTAAACGGCAGGGTAGTCGGAGCCTTCCAGGAAACCGAACGGATCAATGACACTGTGCAGTTCAGCCAGGAGGTGCGGATCTTCTCGCAGACGGACAGCCGTTTCCAGTGGCTTCTGGGAGCCTTGTACTGGAAGGAGGACGTGGACCAGTTCGGCAGCAACGACACCGGACTTGCCCTCGGGCCAATCCTCGATTCCGACGTCCACGCCTTCTACGACACGCGCGATGGCGAGGGCCGCAACGTCAGCCGCTATACGGACCACCAGTCGGTATTCGCCTGGTCGGAGTATGCGATTTCCGAAAAGCTGTTCGCTTCCGCCGAAATCCGCTACACGGACGAGGAAATTGAGCACATACTGGACTTCGACCCGCCGTTCAATTTCTTCTTCGGCGTGATCTCGCTGGGCGGAGCAGCACCGCCGATACTCAGTTCGTTCGGCATGGTCACCGGCGTTCACAGCGAGACGATCATGGAGAGTTACGCCATTCCCCGGGTCGCGCTCAGCTACCGGCCGGACGAGAACCTCAACCTATACGGCGCGATCGGAAAGGGGACCAAACCCTCCGGTTTCCAGGACGGCGCGGTTTTCTCGCTCGACCGGCCCTTCGACCGCGAAACCCTTTGGTCGTATGAAGTCGGCGCCAAGATGCTGCTGATGGGCGGCGCGCTGGCCTTCAACGCGGCCGGGTTCTACCAGGACTACACCGATCAGCAGGTCTCCTCGCAGATCTTCAATGAAGAAGCCCAGCAGTTGCAGCCGGTGATCGAGAACGCCGGTAAATCGACGATCTGGGGGCTTGAGTTCGAGGGCAACTGGCGGGCTTCGGAAGAATTGACCCTGTCCGGCGCCTACACCTACATCAACGGGGAGTTCAACAATTTCCGGGTGCTCTCCACCAGCGCATCGCGGATCGGCGAGAGCGGCTGCGAATTCCAGGACTTTGGCGCGGCCGGGAAGCGATGCCTGCTGATCAAGGACGGCAACCGGCCGGCGGACCTGCCCGAGCATCAGCTGAATCTCAACGGCAACTACACGGCCAACCTGAACGGCAACTGGGACTGGTTCGCGGATATGAGCGCACGCTACACATCCGAGCGCTTCGTATCGTCCGCCAATGTGGCGACGCAGGACGCTTACTGGCGGGTGGACGGCCAGCTCGGGGTCCGCAGCGAGAGCATGCGCGCCGCGCTCTACGTGGACAACCTGCTGGATGACGACACCGTGACCGACGGCAACCTGTACGTGGACTTCTTCAACGGGTTCGCGCCGTCCGGATTCGGCTACCGTCCGATCCCGCGGATCGTGGGTCTGCGGGTCAGCTACAGCATGTAG
- a CDS encoding MFS transporter, protein MAIQEHTTGSPAPEATEAEGAVSRGLRINFGAGALGMAVVLNTPAGILAPFMTNFLGIGATTVATLLLSSKLYDVVTDPLMGIISDRTQSRWGRRRPFLFLGGIIAAAGFALAFNPPEFASQTPLIAFMLAALLLTYTGYTVFNIPYLAMPAEMTGSYHVRTSLMAHRIAFVNVGGLISVFSFALVEYLGNDRGAHGTMAWIYAALIVLPSIYCFFGTAPARQTVSVKKTYPIGTQIRTAFDNRPLLLLLGAKLGQLLGLATAGVTGVYFKVVILGMSYTLTTVYLVTITVVIILVLPLWSRASRKYGKRSIYMICTAGYALVTASWLLATAQDPLSYVFVRAVFLGIFGSGVLVMGPSLLPDAVEYDYLKTGMRREATISAFYTTVEKFSFAIGPALALYILGWFGYQAGTEGMQAEQPASAITAIYIGAGLVPAALYGLSLIFLFKYDLSEEKLKAARAASGAARETV, encoded by the coding sequence ATGGCAATACAAGAGCACACGACCGGGTCGCCCGCGCCTGAAGCGACGGAAGCGGAAGGCGCAGTCTCAAGAGGACTGCGCATCAACTTCGGCGCCGGCGCGCTGGGCATGGCGGTGGTCCTGAATACGCCGGCCGGCATCCTCGCGCCCTTCATGACCAACTTTCTGGGAATAGGCGCCACCACCGTGGCCACCCTGCTGCTGTCCTCCAAGCTCTACGACGTAGTCACCGATCCGCTGATGGGGATCATCAGCGACCGTACCCAAAGCCGCTGGGGCCGCCGCCGGCCGTTTCTTTTCCTGGGCGGGATAATTGCCGCCGCAGGCTTCGCGCTGGCATTCAACCCGCCGGAGTTCGCCAGCCAGACGCCGCTGATCGCCTTCATGCTCGCGGCGTTGCTGCTGACCTATACCGGCTACACCGTCTTCAATATTCCTTACCTGGCGATGCCCGCCGAAATGACGGGCAGCTATCACGTGCGGACCTCGCTCATGGCCCACCGGATCGCGTTCGTAAACGTCGGCGGTCTGATCTCGGTCTTCTCTTTCGCGCTGGTCGAATACCTCGGCAACGATCGCGGCGCGCACGGCACGATGGCGTGGATCTATGCGGCGTTGATCGTGCTTCCATCGATTTATTGCTTCTTCGGCACGGCGCCGGCCAGACAGACGGTCAGCGTCAAGAAGACTTACCCGATAGGAACGCAGATCAGGACGGCCTTCGACAACCGGCCGCTTCTCCTGCTGCTGGGCGCCAAGCTCGGCCAGCTGCTGGGCCTGGCGACGGCCGGCGTGACCGGCGTGTATTTCAAGGTCGTGATCCTGGGAATGAGCTACACGCTTACGACCGTCTACCTGGTCACGATTACCGTCGTCATCATTCTGGTACTGCCGCTGTGGAGCCGCGCCTCGCGGAAATACGGCAAACGGTCGATCTACATGATCTGCACCGCGGGCTATGCACTCGTGACGGCTTCCTGGCTGCTCGCCACGGCCCAGGACCCCCTGTCCTACGTATTCGTGCGCGCCGTCTTCCTGGGCATATTCGGCAGCGGCGTGCTGGTCATGGGCCCGTCCCTGCTGCCGGATGCCGTGGAATACGATTACCTGAAGACCGGCATGCGCCGCGAGGCCACGATTTCCGCCTTCTATACGACCGTCGAGAAATTCTCCTTCGCGATCGGACCGGCGCTGGCGCTCTATATCCTGGGGTGGTTCGGCTACCAGGCGGGCACCGAGGGCATGCAGGCCGAGCAACCCGCCAGCGCAATCACGGCGATTTACATCGGCGCGGGCCTGGTGCCGGCCGCCCTCTACGGGCTCAGCCTCATATTCCTGTTCAAGTACGACCTCTCGGAGGAGAAACTCAAGGCGGCGCGGGCGGCCTCGGGAGCAGCGCGCGAAACCGTATAG
- a CDS encoding MFS transporter: protein MKNRNTPPHDLTTADGALPQSLRMNFGTGAMGMAVILNTMGGVFPPFMTNFLGIGAGAAATLLLVSKLYDMVTDPLMGVISDRTATRWGRRRPFLMLGGAISAIGLALVFNPPAIGSQAWLIAYVLGALLVTYTGYTLFNIPYMAMPAEMTRSYHERTTLMSHRVVFLNIGALIAVTAFALVEWLGNDRAAHGIMGSAFGMLIFLGSAYCFFGTASAKQTFQKEHAYSIGTQIRTAFRNRPLMLLLGAKFCQLLAVSLSSATGVYFKVVILGLSYQLTTLYLYTSSVVIIAFIPLWNMASRRHGKRLTYMAASAGYALVTLTWLLATADDPLAYVFIRAVLLGICASGVLVLGAALLPDAVEYDFLKTGMRREGTLSSFYSTMEKLAFAIGPALALYFLSWFGYQAGTEGMQIEQPQSAIIAIYIGAGLTPAALYGLSLIFLFNYDLSEDRLKELRGRPPGSVPEASG, encoded by the coding sequence ATGAAGAACAGGAATACACCGCCGCACGATTTAACGACCGCCGATGGCGCTCTCCCGCAGAGCCTGCGCATGAACTTCGGCACCGGCGCGATGGGCATGGCCGTCATCCTGAACACGATGGGTGGCGTATTCCCGCCGTTCATGACCAACTTTCTTGGAATAGGCGCGGGAGCGGCGGCCACGCTGCTGCTGGTCTCCAAGCTGTACGACATGGTGACCGACCCCCTGATGGGCGTGATCAGCGACCGGACGGCGACGCGATGGGGCCGCCGCCGGCCGTTCCTGATGCTGGGAGGCGCCATCAGCGCCATCGGTCTCGCACTCGTTTTCAATCCTCCGGCCATAGGCAGCCAGGCGTGGCTCATCGCCTATGTGCTGGGGGCGCTGCTGGTCACGTATACCGGCTACACGCTGTTCAATATTCCGTACATGGCCATGCCCGCCGAGATGACCCGCAGCTACCACGAACGCACGACGCTGATGTCGCACCGGGTCGTCTTCCTCAATATCGGCGCACTGATCGCCGTGACCGCGTTTGCGCTTGTCGAGTGGCTGGGAAACGACCGGGCCGCTCACGGAATCATGGGCTCGGCGTTCGGGATGCTCATTTTTCTGGGGTCGGCCTATTGCTTCTTCGGCACCGCGTCGGCGAAACAGACGTTCCAGAAGGAGCATGCCTATTCGATCGGCACGCAAATCCGGACCGCGTTCAGGAACAGGCCGCTGATGCTTCTGCTCGGGGCCAAGTTCTGCCAGTTGCTGGCGGTGTCGCTCTCAAGCGCGACGGGGGTCTATTTCAAGGTCGTGATCCTCGGGCTCAGCTACCAGCTCACGACCTTGTACCTGTATACCAGCAGCGTGGTCATCATTGCGTTCATTCCCCTCTGGAACATGGCTTCGCGCAGGCACGGCAAACGGCTGACCTACATGGCCGCCAGCGCCGGCTACGCGCTGGTTACGCTGACCTGGCTGCTGGCCACGGCGGACGATCCCCTGGCGTATGTCTTCATCCGAGCGGTACTGCTCGGCATCTGCGCCAGCGGCGTTCTGGTGCTGGGGGCGGCGCTATTGCCGGACGCCGTCGAGTACGACTTCCTCAAGACCGGAATGCGCCGCGAGGGCACGCTGTCCTCCTTCTATTCGACCATGGAAAAGCTGGCGTTCGCGATCGGCCCGGCGCTGGCGCTCTACTTCCTGAGCTGGTTCGGCTACCAGGCCGGCACGGAAGGCATGCAAATCGAGCAGCCGCAAAGCGCCATCATCGCGATCTATATCGGCGCGGGCCTGACGCCGGCCGCACTGTACGGGCTCAGCCTGATATTCCTGTTCAATTACGACCTTTCGGAAGACCGGCTCAAGGAGCTGCGCGGCCGGCCGCCCGGCTCCGTCCCCGAAGCGAGCGGCTAA
- the apbC gene encoding iron-sulfur cluster carrier protein ApbC — MRRLCGRAPSAVVKSCGGVFLFFIALSDETTGSLAADLPVGTYNQAISRGGSVTRDLETAVLGVEAPFGGLTLGEAGGRVRARNGGRAIELTVGFPCDGFVEELQARVREVTSAEEVAVRTEIAAHAVPPQVQRLEHVRNIIAVASAKGGVGKSTVAANLAVGLAMDGAATGILDADIYGPSVPRMLGLEGERPRSTDGKSFEPLRAHGLQASSIGFLVDTRSPVVWRGPMVTQALMQLLGQTRWKDLDYLIVDMPPGTGDIQLTLSQRVPLAGAVVVTTPQELAVADARKGIAMFRKVNVPVLGVVENMSAYVCPHCGHTEALFGEGGGARLAGEFDLPLLAQLPLSAGVRAATDDGRLVAPSEPDGGGDYRALSRAAAARLAGMSRGAKTAFPKIVVESD; from the coding sequence ATGCGCAGGCTCTGCGGGAGAGCGCCATCGGCGGTCGTTAAATCGTGCGGCGGTGTATTCCTGTTCTTCATTGCGTTGTCGGACGAAACTACCGGGAGTCTAGCGGCTGACTTGCCTGTCGGCACTTACAATCAGGCCATTTCCCGGGGAGGATCAGTGACCAGAGACCTGGAAACGGCGGTTTTGGGCGTCGAGGCCCCGTTCGGCGGGTTGACGCTGGGCGAGGCAGGGGGCCGCGTTCGCGCGCGAAACGGAGGCCGCGCGATCGAGTTGACCGTGGGTTTTCCCTGCGACGGGTTTGTCGAAGAGTTGCAGGCGCGGGTCCGTGAAGTCACGTCCGCGGAAGAGGTGGCGGTTCGCACGGAGATTGCGGCGCACGCGGTACCGCCGCAGGTGCAGAGGCTGGAGCATGTCAGGAACATCATCGCGGTAGCTTCGGCCAAGGGCGGCGTGGGCAAGTCCACGGTGGCGGCCAACCTGGCCGTGGGGCTGGCGATGGACGGCGCCGCCACCGGAATCCTGGACGCCGACATCTACGGTCCCAGCGTGCCGCGGATGCTTGGACTGGAGGGCGAACGGCCGCGCAGCACCGACGGCAAGAGCTTCGAGCCCTTGCGGGCGCACGGCCTGCAGGCCAGTTCCATCGGTTTTCTGGTCGATACGAGAAGCCCGGTGGTATGGCGCGGCCCGATGGTGACGCAGGCGCTGATGCAGTTGCTCGGCCAGACCCGCTGGAAGGACCTGGACTACCTCATTGTGGACATGCCGCCGGGCACCGGCGACATCCAGTTGACGCTGTCGCAGCGCGTGCCGCTGGCGGGGGCAGTGGTCGTGACCACACCGCAGGAGCTGGCGGTCGCCGACGCCCGCAAGGGCATCGCGATGTTCCGCAAGGTCAACGTGCCGGTGTTGGGCGTGGTGGAAAACATGAGTGCGTATGTCTGCCCGCACTGCGGCCACACCGAAGCGCTGTTCGGCGAAGGCGGAGGCGCGAGGCTGGCCGGCGAGTTCGACCTGCCGCTGCTGGCGCAACTGCCTTTGTCCGCAGGCGTGCGCGCGGCCACCGACGACGGACGATTGGTGGCGCCTTCGGAGCCCGACGGCGGGGGCGATTACCGGGCGCTGTCGAGGGCCGCGGCGGCGCGACTGGCGGGCATGTCCCGCGGCGCGAAGACGGCATTCCCTAAAATAGTAGTAGAGTCCGACTGA
- a CDS encoding segregation/condensation protein A, whose product MADKQQLFEEPAAAASLAVVSGEPYVEAPADLFIPPEALRVFLQSFEGPLDLLLYLIRRHDLDIMDVPITDICEQYAQYIELMQEMELELAGEYLVMAATLAEIKSRMLVPQLPLEEEDEEDPRARLFERLLEYERLKQLAAGLEELPRQERDAFQASVDALEDQRPRELPQATLNELALAYARVIERVRFSGGWAVQTEQLSVRERMSDILKQVSGSEFTEFTELFDPSEGRMGAAVTFSAVLELVRDNGLQAVQNEPFAPIYVSGPRQGKDAAK is encoded by the coding sequence ATGGCCGATAAACAACAACTGTTCGAGGAGCCCGCCGCCGCGGCGAGCCTGGCGGTCGTCTCGGGCGAGCCGTACGTGGAGGCGCCCGCCGACCTTTTCATCCCGCCGGAAGCCCTGCGCGTGTTCCTGCAGTCCTTCGAGGGACCGCTGGACCTGCTGCTCTACCTGATACGCCGCCATGATCTCGACATCATGGACGTTCCGATAACCGACATTTGCGAGCAATACGCGCAGTACATCGAACTGATGCAGGAGATGGAGCTTGAACTGGCCGGCGAGTATCTCGTCATGGCCGCAACCCTGGCTGAGATCAAGTCCCGCATGCTGGTGCCGCAACTGCCGCTGGAGGAAGAGGACGAGGAGGATCCGCGGGCCCGACTGTTCGAGCGCCTGCTGGAATACGAACGCCTCAAGCAGCTGGCCGCCGGCCTGGAAGAGCTTCCCCGCCAGGAGCGCGACGCGTTTCAGGCCAGCGTGGACGCGCTTGAGGACCAGCGGCCGCGGGAACTGCCCCAGGCGACGCTCAACGAGCTGGCGCTGGCCTACGCCCGCGTGATCGAGCGGGTGCGCTTCAGCGGGGGCTGGGCGGTGCAGACCGAACAGCTGTCGGTGCGCGAGCGCATGTCGGACATTCTCAAGCAGGTCTCCGGCAGCGAATTTACGGAATTCACCGAGCTGTTCGATCCCTCGGAGGGACGCATGGGCGCGGCCGTGACGTTTTCGGCCGTGCTGGAACTGGTTCGCGACAACGGCCTGCAGGCGGTCCAGAATGAGCCGTTTGCGCCGATCTACGTCAGCGGTCCACGGCAAGGCAAGGACGCCGCCAAGTGA
- the scpB gene encoding SMC-Scp complex subunit ScpB, producing the protein MNAPDTRNLVEAALLGAGRPLNMTQLLNLFDPLEKVGEDEVLKALGDLERDYAGREIELKEVAGGWRVQTGGVAAERLAKLERFRPPRFSRALLESLAAIAYRQPITRAEIEELRGVRLSGHIMRTLMERNWIEVVGHRETPGRPALYGTTGDFMDYFGLKRLDDLPSAGEFASPDDAPAAAPPGSGSPDASDGAGERVAGLFDGGSGPGEAEPAPD; encoded by the coding sequence GTGAACGCACCGGATACGCGCAACCTGGTCGAGGCGGCATTGCTGGGGGCGGGACGGCCCCTCAACATGACGCAACTCCTGAACCTGTTCGATCCGCTGGAGAAAGTGGGCGAAGACGAAGTGCTCAAGGCCCTGGGCGACCTGGAACGGGACTACGCCGGACGGGAAATCGAATTGAAGGAGGTAGCCGGAGGCTGGCGGGTGCAGACCGGCGGCGTGGCCGCGGAGCGGCTGGCGAAGCTGGAGCGGTTCCGTCCCCCGAGGTTTTCGCGCGCGCTGCTTGAGAGCCTGGCGGCGATCGCCTATCGGCAGCCGATCACCCGGGCGGAGATCGAGGAATTGCGCGGCGTGCGCCTGAGCGGCCACATCATGCGCACGCTCATGGAGCGCAACTGGATCGAGGTGGTGGGCCATCGCGAAACGCCGGGCCGGCCCGCGCTTTACGGCACGACCGGGGATTTCATGGACTATTTCGGACTCAAGCGCCTCGACGATCTGCCCTCGGCCGGCGAATTCGCGTCCCCGGACGATGCGCCCGCCGCCGCTCCTCCGGGAAGCGGTTCTCCAGACGCCTCCGATGGCGCCGGAGAGCGGGTCGCGGGCCTCTTCGACGGCGGCTCCGGTCCCGGCGAAGCAGAACCCGCCCCCGATTGA
- a CDS encoding pseudouridine synthase encodes MIRVQKYLAAAGVASRREVEAWIAAGRLSVNGQRATPGLKVDGGEKFRLDGRLLQVPRGNSGAPRVIVYNKPEGELVTRDRHARHPTVFAALPRLKGRRWVAVGRLDLNSSGLLLLTTDGGLAHRLMHPSFGVEREYLVRVLGQPGAQALRRLTGGVMLEDGPARFDALVEQGGSGANRWYRVTLSEGRHRVVRRLWSSQGHAVSRLIRVRYGPVRLPRDLPRGQWREIEPRHLDIGGEGVPPSARTRRPRSQG; translated from the coding sequence TTGATTCGGGTCCAGAAGTACCTTGCGGCGGCCGGTGTGGCCTCCCGCCGCGAAGTGGAAGCCTGGATCGCAGCCGGCCGGCTCAGCGTAAACGGGCAGCGGGCCACGCCGGGGCTCAAGGTTGACGGCGGCGAGAAGTTTCGCCTGGACGGGCGGCTGTTGCAGGTGCCGCGGGGCAATTCCGGGGCGCCGCGGGTCATCGTATACAACAAGCCCGAAGGCGAACTGGTCACGCGCGACCGCCACGCCCGTCACCCGACCGTGTTTGCCGCGCTGCCGCGGCTCAAGGGCCGCCGCTGGGTGGCGGTTGGCCGCCTCGATCTGAACTCCAGCGGGCTGCTGCTGCTGACCACCGACGGCGGACTGGCCCACCGGCTGATGCACCCGTCGTTCGGCGTGGAGCGCGAATACCTGGTCCGGGTCCTGGGGCAACCGGGTGCGCAGGCGTTACGCCGCCTGACCGGGGGCGTGATGCTCGAAGACGGTCCCGCGCGCTTCGACGCGCTGGTCGAACAGGGAGGCAGCGGCGCCAATCGCTGGTACCGGGTAACGCTGAGCGAAGGCCGCCACCGCGTCGTGCGCCGTCTCTGGAGCTCGCAGGGCCACGCGGTAAGCCGACTGATACGGGTCCGCTACGGTCCGGTGCGGTTGCCGCGGGACCTGCCTCGCGGCCAGTGGCGCGAAATCGAACCCAGGCACCTGGACATCGGGGGGGAGGGCGTCCCGCCCTCCGCGAGGACGAGACGTCCTCGCTCCCAGGGCTAA
- the rmuC gene encoding DNA recombination protein RmuC: MSVTVFLSVLGALAAGALFGMFWQRSRGQSAIARKEAQLAESQAQLREQKAAEQAREESRRAADEQFQGQLKALAREALSQSQKDFLDLAQQAFGKARSESSADLEKRQQAIEALVKPINESLKQTRKTLTDMEKERAEAQGQLREQIQAMASGNKELRDTTRSLVTALRRPEVRGQWGEMQLRRLVEIAGMQEHCDFAEQPQGPEGRTRPDMIVRLPDGGQLVVDAKTPLDAYLSAVEADDEDGRTALLAQHAANVEEQVKRLASKEYWDQFERSPDFVVMFVPGDHFLAAAGDQRPDLLEKALRARVILATPTSMMALLRVTAYGWRQLALAENAEEISRLAATLHERVAVFSGHVGRLGNQLNTAIGTYNSAVSSFRSRLLPALERMNRAGVEKTREIEAPEEVATAATPMLANESPTESPAETESQPEPAPKPH, from the coding sequence ATGAGCGTTACCGTTTTCCTAAGCGTGTTGGGCGCGCTCGCCGCCGGCGCATTGTTCGGCATGTTCTGGCAGCGTTCGCGCGGCCAGTCCGCGATCGCGCGTAAGGAAGCGCAGCTGGCGGAATCCCAGGCGCAATTGCGTGAGCAGAAGGCCGCGGAGCAAGCCCGCGAGGAAAGCCGCCGCGCGGCCGACGAGCAGTTCCAGGGGCAGTTGAAGGCGTTGGCCCGCGAGGCGCTGAGCCAGAGTCAGAAGGACTTTCTCGATCTGGCGCAACAGGCCTTCGGCAAGGCGCGGTCGGAATCCAGTGCCGACCTGGAGAAGCGCCAGCAGGCCATTGAGGCGCTGGTCAAGCCGATCAACGAGAGCCTCAAGCAGACCCGCAAGACCCTGACCGACATGGAAAAGGAACGGGCCGAGGCCCAGGGCCAGTTGCGCGAACAGATTCAGGCCATGGCTTCCGGCAACAAGGAGCTGCGGGACACGACCCGCAGCCTGGTCACCGCCTTGCGTCGCCCGGAAGTGCGGGGCCAGTGGGGTGAAATGCAACTGCGGCGGCTGGTGGAGATCGCGGGCATGCAGGAACACTGCGATTTCGCCGAACAGCCGCAGGGCCCGGAGGGCAGGACCCGGCCGGACATGATCGTCCGTCTGCCCGACGGCGGTCAGCTGGTGGTGGACGCCAAGACGCCGCTGGATGCCTACCTGAGCGCGGTGGAGGCCGACGACGAGGACGGCCGCACGGCTCTGCTGGCCCAGCATGCAGCCAACGTGGAGGAACAGGTCAAGCGGCTGGCTTCCAAGGAATACTGGGACCAGTTCGAACGCAGCCCGGACTTCGTGGTGATGTTCGTGCCCGGCGACCACTTCCTGGCGGCAGCCGGCGACCAGCGGCCGGACCTGCTGGAAAAAGCGCTGCGCGCGCGCGTGATCCTGGCAACGCCGACTTCGATGATGGCGCTGCTGCGGGTCACGGCCTATGGCTGGCGGCAACTGGCGCTGGCCGAGAACGCCGAGGAAATCTCACGACTGGCCGCGACGCTGCATGAGCGCGTGGCGGTCTTCAGCGGGCATGTCGGACGGCTGGGAAATCAGCTCAATACCGCGATCGGAACCTATAACAGCGCCGTAAGTTCGTTCAGGAGCCGCTTGCTCCCGGCTTTGGAAAGAATGAACAGGGCCGGTGTCGAGAAGACCAGGGAAATCGAGGCGCCCGAGGAAGTGGCCACGGCCGCCACGCCGATGCTGGCGAACGAAAGCCCGACGGAATCGCCTGCCGAAACCGAATCGCAGCCGGAGCCCGCCCCAAAGCCCCACTAA
- a CDS encoding HAD-IA family hydrolase: protein MSAANPRVGAVLFDLDGTLVDSAPDLVGCVQEIMRERGTRPVPFKRMRQFVSRGMRGMLTAAYGADFIDSEEYPEVLERCLKLYSGRLAERSRLFPGMRRVLDGLAGRQIPWGVVTNKPEYLTRPLLEALDLADECAVAVGGGTTTHNKPHPEPMIFAADRLAVKPRACVMLGDDPRDIQAARSAGMTGLAAAWGYFPPEEDLGAWGAAAVLQSPRDLLGWIDEQGATASAGAAAPRAA from the coding sequence ATGAGCGCGGCGAATCCCCGGGTAGGCGCGGTCCTGTTCGACCTGGACGGGACCCTGGTCGATTCCGCCCCCGACCTGGTGGGTTGCGTGCAGGAAATCATGCGCGAGCGCGGGACGCGGCCGGTGCCGTTCAAGAGAATGCGCCAGTTCGTGTCCAGGGGCATGCGGGGAATGCTGACGGCCGCTTACGGCGCCGATTTCATCGACAGCGAGGAATACCCCGAGGTGCTGGAGCGCTGCCTGAAGCTGTATTCGGGTCGCCTGGCGGAGCGGTCGCGGCTGTTTCCGGGCATGCGCCGGGTGCTGGACGGTCTCGCCGGCCGGCAGATACCGTGGGGAGTGGTCACGAACAAGCCGGAATACCTGACCCGGCCTCTGCTCGAGGCGCTGGACCTGGCGGACGAATGCGCGGTGGCCGTGGGCGGCGGCACCACCACCCACAACAAGCCGCACCCCGAGCCCATGATCTTCGCGGCCGACCGGCTTGCCGTGAAGCCGCGCGCCTGCGTCATGCTGGGCGACGACCCCCGCGACATTCAGGCCGCGCGCAGCGCCGGCATGACCGGACTGGCCGCGGCCTGGGGTTACTTTCCGCCGGAAGAAGACCTGGGGGCCTGGGGCGCAGCCGCCGTCCTGCAATCGCCCCGGGACCTCCTGGGCTGGATCGACGAACAGGGCGCCACCGCGAGTGCCGGCGCGGCCGCGCCACGCGCAGCATGA